Below is a window of Camelina sativa cultivar DH55 chromosome 11, Cs, whole genome shotgun sequence DNA.
ACACCGTCGGGATGTGGCATAGGCGCAAAGCCGGGATCAGCGTCCTTAGGGACAACATCGAGAAGGAAGTCGTAGGTATAAGTGCCCGCCACTGCTGCGGATATATCCGATTTCTGAAGCGTGTGGCGTTTGTTCTCCTCGGCATGGCGCCACGAGCGGTTCGTGAGATCCATAATGAACATCTCGCAAGCCTTGGCGAAGAGGACCGGAGCGTCGGCTGAGACCATGTGCACATCAGGGTCGGCCTTCATAATCTTCTTTATTCGTGCCAATGGAAGCTGACGGTTTTTGAAATCTGTGACGTTTTCCATCTGCTCAATCCAGTAGTCACGTATGTGAGGGTTGGATGATTCCGTCTGCGGCGGCTGCGGCTGCGAGTACGACGGTGGTGGCTGGTTGTTGTTCTCCATTCTTTACAATTTCTAGGGATTTGTTTGTAGTCTGAAGGATTTTGATGAGAGGGTTTGCATATATTTAAAGGAAACCTAACGCGTAGATGGATACAGTGGGCTTCGAAGCAGACAATATTTTGTCCAAAATGAAATCTTGacacatttaattttttctttagagTATTTAGTACTAATAATAGTCTTATGTGTGTGACTGGTTGGTATTATAAAAGGCAAAAAGAGTAaagtgaaattttgtttttttacttaagCAAATTAAGAtgtaattttaaacaaaaaaatttaactatgaAATACTCTAAAAAGAGGGAAATAATAAGGAAAAGCTAAAAGGTATATGTGttgcacaacaaaaaaaagaagctaaaaggTATATGTTTCTTAACCTATAAGATtgaaaagtaaattttttttactaaaaaaaggATTTTCTCATAGtgaaacgtaaaaaaaaattcaccttTTTTTGGCAAAACTTGTGTACATTTAATTTTCTATCTGTATAGTTATACAAATTTagaatttaacatatttttcgGCAAACAAAAtctacattatattttttttagtattctatgatttaattcaaaataatagcaaaatattaattacaaatagttacaaattagtgacgaaaatttaaataataaattttgtagcTAATTAGTTACAAAACGtaactaaaaaattacaaatagcAACggaaaaaaattgaagcaaattTGCTACAAATTTAGAGACACAAATTGTTGTGGCACAAATACACACAATTAATAAAGAtagatgttaaaatatatatatatatatatatatatatatatatatataaagataaagtGTGCTCAATACATTTTCGGTGTTTATTTAGATTATtctttatatttcaaaattatatatatactcacacAAGTGGTTTATACAAAGATTTTTAAGCTATATGATCATATTTTTCTAGTGGTTTATACGAAGGGAAAAATCTTCGTATAAACCACTCgtgtgagtatatatataattttgaaatataaagaATAATCTAAATAAACACCGAAAATGTATTGAGcacactttatatatatatatatatatatatatatatatatatataacatctaTCTTTATTAATTGGAATAAGAGTAATGCAAACTGTCAGTCAACCAGCTTGGGTTTACATCAAAGATTTGTTACATAGAGTTCATCAAAGAAGCATAATGAGAGAGTTTATCTTCAGCCTTATTTTCTTCATGACGAACATGTCCCAACGAAGAATATGGTAATTTGGACATCCAAAACCGTATATCATAGAGTAGGGTACATATCTTACGGTGATCTTTCCTTGTATTGATTAAATTGGTAAGTTCCAAATTGTCGCCTTCAAAGTTAACATAACGAAATCCTTGAAACCACGCCCCTTGAAGAACATGGAGAAAACCCAAAGCTTCAGCATGAAGAGAAAAATGTGACTGTTGTAGTTTCACACAACCCGAAAGAATCATCTGTCCATTGTTGTCTCGTATTATCCAACCTGAGTTGGTAAATCTGTCTTGTATGAAGCCGCTATCAAAGTTACATTTTAGCCAACCGTGGGAGGGGAATTCCAATGTTACATTATTCTTCTATTTGGCAAGTCAAAAGAGTAACTAGTTGTAGGAATATTCTCTGTTGGTGTACCCGTAGCTTCATACCATTCATTTGCTttgtgtatctttttttttttgcttcggAGAGTGGAGAACGGTTGTTTCCAAAGATAAAATCATTGTGAGATTTTCGAATAAGCCACATCATCCAGAAGGGAAGTTTTTGTATATTAAGCGGGGCAATCTTCTGTTGTTGAATTGGAGTAACATACACAGATTTGCTTCAAAGTCATCAGTGAAAAACATTTGCCTGTCCAAGTTAACAGCGGAACATCGCCATACTGCTTCTGCAAACTGACAAGTGAAAAGCAAATGATTAATTGTCTCATCCCCATAACAACATAGTTAACAAACCAGATTAGCTGTGTTGGGTATAATTTTATCTTctctattaaataaataaatttcgtGGTTAGTTCGACAAATTTGGTAAATCAGGAGAAGCATAGAGAATATTCGCGAAGATATTGGATAGAGTCAACTTATATTCTACATGACAAAGTCAACACAAGTCTGCCAATCTACTAAGAGAAAAATCACGTGACTGACTTCGTCAATAGATTGAGAGTCACGTGATCGACGTTGTCACTAGGCCAAGAGCTTGTGACTGACTTTATCAATAGGCCGAGAGTCTCATGACTGATTTTGTCTACAGGCCGAGAATCTCGCGACTGACTTTGTCTATAGGCCGAGAATCTCGCGACTGACTTTGTCAATAGGCCGAGAATCTCACGACTGGCTTCGTCAATGGGCCGGAAGTCACATGACTGAATCTGTTAATGGACCAAGAGTCTAATGACCGACTTTACCAGTGAGCCAAGAGTCTAATGACCGACCCTCTCACAGATAGAGTCGGCAAGCCCAAGACATATCCTAAGGGATTAGGGTaaaaatatctctatataaaaaggAGAGCGGCCTCCACGAGAGGGGGGATCGAGAGCAAAGCAAGAAACCTAGAACACAAGACACACGACTCAAATCTAGAACGCGGCTAGGGTTTATAGATTAATTTGTTGTTACttgaattcttgtatttgagctcgagACTTTGATCAATAATACGACAATTcaacttctatttttttgttttccatagtCTCTAAACGAATCGATTTTTTTCTGGTTCTCAATCGTGTTGTTGTAGCAAGAGCCGCCGACAAACATCTCCATAGGAAGTGTTTTAGTTTCGGAGCTATAGGTAGTTTCCAAACTGTTTGTTTGAGATCAATGTTTAGCATCTGCTTCCTGAACATCAACATGAGTAGCAATCCAATTTATATTTCTACAAAAGTTAATTTTGATGTTATAAagcatttttataaataaataatgcgTCCCATTTCCATATATGTTTTAGAATCGATtgtattttctatttcttatatttcaaaccccacaaaaactaaaaaataacaatactttttttttgtttttttatatacttcaaAACCCAGTATTAAAATCACTAGCAAAATTAATAACATGCCTAAATTATATAATAGTAAATACAACTCGATAAAAATACTTATTGGCAAACAACGCGTCAAAACTTTGAACATGTTTACGGTGTGATGTGAATGTGTAATGCTCTTGTTCCTGAACGTTTATAATTATATTGCTGTGTCGTAGAAAAGCAAGGACGGGATTTGCTGAACGCTCGCTCAGAGAACTCATCACTTCCTATCCATGCAAGAATTGTTTTCTCAACAATCAATATAGAAGAGGTACGAAGGTCACTACTAAGCAGGTCTCTAGCACGGATGGAGATACCATAGTCTTTGGCTAGCTCACTACAGTTCTACAAGTTACGAAATGAATAAAATGGGAACTCTCAAAAGTTTTGCACGGATGGAGATACCACAGTCCTTACTATGTGAGTATGAGactgacaaaaacaaatattctcactggtattggattctaatttatgaaGAGTTTTGAAGAgtttaataaaatcattaaaagtgaataaatgaaagattattaaagattgctaaagagttttgttgattaattttctaaattttctaaaatcttgtaaagtcttccaaacaatccttgtatttttgtgatactttccatgactttattttgtaaaaaagtgtctaaaatcatgaaccgataacataataattgaactcattaacaatcatagattattttgttttaattgaatacacaaaacttttaatgactttataaaagtttgaatccaataacccaaatttgctaagattttaaatgactttttacaaatcacaaactaataacactaaactttaacagacttaaacaaaatcttaatctaataacaacatattctacataacttttaaaatctttaaaactctattcaaatctcaaaccaataacccccactaAGTAAcaaaccttagttttcaaagtcCTTAATATTTAGACCttaataattgacagtataatttatttaattatgatattatagtaagtaattgtataattttcttaattttttttcttaaagaattAGCAtcttaaaattagaattagtattattttttatatacatatataaactatcttattttttactcatatatgaactatctttttatatttattaaattgttaaaatttttaatttcttataatttaaaaatatgttaaaacaaagtttttgtataacacaagacaaaatctttaattgttaaattgacatgtgtcgcgatcacatgagttactaactttgaaaaccaaggtttatataataacataatattgaatacgctatcaaatcattcaccgattgaaaaacttaagaaaattacattaatttcttattttgattatcttatttttcttacattatgttaatcactaattttaacacattaaaccttttcatactttaatcacttttctgtataaatttatttttacaatatgattataataaataataattgcaattaaattgcaaatattttccttattaattgcacatgtTTTCCTAtcgaaattagtaatttaatagataactttcctaatagattacttttggttttatattttaggttcaaaaatattaattataatccttttattttaaagattttttttaattttcctataattattaaataaattttcttttcacacatgtcaaaatagTATCGCTATActtgacacaaacaaatattctCATGGAACAAATATTAAGGTCTAAACAATTTTGCTGTTCTTCAAtaatttcttttgaatattaaacataaaatcaaaGTTTCATTCCAATCAGAAAACCCAGCATCAAGATACAATAGTTATTCCAACAACTttcatgaaacaaaaataaaaatttaaaggtAAAGCCACTGAATCAGTACCATACTAATACTGGACTCAGCTTCAATTAAGTTtcttaaatcaacaaaaaaaaaaaacataaaagataaaaaagtgGATCTCCACTATGGAATTCTCCTCTTATATATCCCCTTGTACACCTGCACACAACAAACCTCGTTGTTACTTTCCATTTCAAGCTTTCCATATGTTTCATAATCAACTATAACATTGTTAATATTTTTCCACTACCTCATCAGCTTGCTCTCCTTTCCATTGCATTTTCAActtctctcatctcctccacaGTGAAAACTTTGAGAAGATCCGGTGACATAGCTGCTGGATCAAGCTCCAAGCAACCTTCTGGTGCATCCGGACCTTCTTCACcagtaattaatttaaaagacACTTGATGAGAAAACCTAAAGAGTTCTTCTCTAGGGTAAATCTTCCACGATGGATACTTTTTGAATACGGTGCGGAGTCCTGCGACTTTAACAAGTGGTGCAACTTCCACACTTCCTTCGTCATCAATATCTTCCAACACTTGTACCATATCGTAATGGTTCATTTCTTCCGGTGAAGTGTAGAGGTTCCATGCCGGTGACCAGTTTTTAAACAGTGCCCACACATTTCCTTTTTTCGGATATATGTGCACCAATGCTTTATCACCTTTTTGCCACTCGACTCTATGTGAGAATGAGTGCAGCGTGTCGTACTTGATGCGTTTCCCAATTGAGAAGTTTCCGCTCGTCTTGTAATAACATGATTCGATCCATCTCATTGGACCCAG
It encodes the following:
- the LOC104725565 gene encoding nuclear transcription factor Y subunit C-6-like gives rise to the protein MENNNQPPPSYSQPQPPQTESSNPHIRDYWIEQMENVTDFKNRQLPLARIKKIMKADPDVHMVSADAPVLFAKACEMFIMDLTNRSWRHAEENKRHTLQKSDISAAVAGTYTYDFLLDVVPKDADPGFAPMPHPDGVPQYYYPPGIYPSPPTQAWPEEAGEGEDEAEGSGRNGGGN